One Nitrosomonas sp. PY1 DNA window includes the following coding sequences:
- a CDS encoding cytochrome c4: MKFSVLILLSMFSGLAGAAESMPSEKPDTLDDRVKACIICHRDADKINRDAYFPRIAGKPAGYLYNQLRNFRDGKRYYQPMAILLENMSDEYMLEIAQYFASLPYTYPEPVVHTLSSAEVRSVETLINSGDPARDLPACSACHGEALMGVRPYIPGLLGLPHAYLAAQFGGWRNGGIMRGQTPDCMSKIAKKLTQEEVNAIALWLPGQPVSGQLAGADVLTPELVQRCQSILSESEGVTQ, encoded by the coding sequence ATGAAGTTTTCTGTTTTGATCTTACTGTCGATGTTTTCGGGTTTGGCAGGCGCTGCCGAATCGATGCCATCTGAAAAACCTGATACGTTGGATGATCGGGTAAAGGCTTGTATCATCTGTCATAGAGATGCTGACAAAATTAATCGAGATGCTTATTTCCCGCGTATTGCAGGTAAACCAGCCGGTTATCTTTACAATCAATTGCGTAATTTTCGTGATGGCAAGCGCTATTATCAGCCAATGGCTATTTTGCTTGAAAATATGTCAGACGAATATATGCTGGAAATTGCACAGTACTTTGCTTCCTTACCCTATACTTATCCGGAACCAGTAGTGCACACTCTGTCATCCGCGGAAGTCCGTTCTGTGGAAACGCTGATTAACTCCGGCGATCCCGCACGCGACCTTCCGGCATGCAGTGCTTGTCATGGAGAGGCACTGATGGGAGTGCGACCCTATATTCCGGGGTTGCTTGGCTTGCCCCATGCCTATTTGGCTGCACAGTTCGGTGGCTGGCGCAATGGTGGAATCATGCGTGGACAGACGCCTGATTGCATGTCGAAAATCGCCAAAAAATTAACTCAGGAAGAAGTCAATGCAATAGCGTTGTGGTTGCCTGGTCAGCCCGTATCGGGGCAATTAGCCGGAGCGGACGTGCTTACCCCGGAACTGGTGCAGCGCTGCCAGAGTATCTTGTCGGAGAGTGAGGGTGTGACGCAATGA
- a CDS encoding cytochrome c, with protein MKCMNEVGITSKQWVIIFVVGGLLSMLQMASAQTLIDSNEEQVQRGEYLALAGNCMGCHTTRGGEPYAGGRRLNTPFGQFVTPNITPDNETGIGRWNEEDFWQALHFGKSRDGRYLYPAFPYTEYTKVTRQDADAIFAYLRSLPSVVQTNPSHTIRSPYDNQSLLFLWRTWYFKEGVYQPDQSKSDEWNRGNYLVQGLGHCNACHTSRNVWGASQNDKLTGGEIMGTHWYAPSLISPVEAGVGEWSIDDIVELLSTGINSHAVTSGPMATIVRQSLQHLSDYDMRSIAVYLQSLGDKRDSDEAPRKIPKMPEHVRQYVALGEKVYEQHCQDCHGESGQGVPKIYPPLAGNRSVTMSSPLNTIRSVLYGGYPPATSGNPRPHGMPPYQHFIQDTEIAWVVSYIRNAWGNLGSLVSPEDVDRSRGN; from the coding sequence ATGAAATGTATGAATGAAGTAGGGATTACAAGTAAGCAGTGGGTCATTATTTTTGTTGTGGGTGGCTTGCTGTCGATGCTACAGATGGCATCGGCCCAGACGCTGATTGATTCGAATGAAGAACAAGTTCAGCGCGGGGAGTATCTTGCCCTTGCAGGCAATTGTATGGGATGTCATACAACACGGGGGGGTGAACCCTATGCGGGTGGCCGAAGGTTGAATACGCCTTTCGGTCAATTCGTTACACCGAATATAACGCCGGATAATGAAACGGGGATTGGTCGTTGGAACGAGGAAGATTTCTGGCAGGCACTGCATTTTGGCAAATCTAGGGATGGCCGTTATCTGTACCCTGCTTTTCCGTATACTGAATATACTAAGGTTACTCGGCAAGATGCCGATGCGATCTTTGCCTATTTGCGCTCGCTACCTTCTGTTGTACAGACCAATCCATCACATACGATACGTTCACCTTACGATAATCAGTCGCTTCTGTTTCTATGGCGAACATGGTATTTCAAAGAAGGTGTTTACCAACCCGACCAATCCAAGAGTGATGAGTGGAATCGAGGTAATTATCTGGTTCAAGGGCTCGGACACTGTAACGCTTGTCATACTTCCCGTAATGTATGGGGAGCAAGCCAGAATGACAAGCTGACTGGGGGAGAAATAATGGGAACCCATTGGTACGCGCCTTCTCTGATCTCGCCGGTGGAAGCCGGAGTGGGTGAATGGTCAATCGATGATATCGTCGAATTGCTGTCGACAGGGATCAACAGTCACGCAGTGACTTCTGGTCCTATGGCGACGATCGTCCGGCAAAGTCTGCAACATCTGTCGGACTACGATATGCGTTCGATAGCGGTTTATCTTCAATCTCTGGGCGATAAGCGGGACAGTGACGAAGCACCACGAAAAATTCCGAAAATGCCGGAACACGTACGCCAATATGTGGCTCTCGGGGAGAAAGTGTATGAACAGCACTGCCAGGATTGTCACGGTGAATCAGGGCAAGGCGTACCTAAAATTTATCCTCCTCTGGCTGGAAATCGCAGCGTGACCATGAGTTCTCCGCTGAACACGATCCGCAGCGTGCTGTATGGCGGATACCCTCCTGCAACAAGCGGTAATCCACGTCCTCACGGTATGCCACCTTATCAACATTTCATTCAAGATACTGAAATTGCCTGGGTAGTGTCTTATATCAGGAATGCGTGGGGAAATCTCGGCAGCCTAGTTAGTCCGGAAGACGTCGATAGAAGCCGAGGGAACTAG
- a CDS encoding AAA family ATPase, translating into MTQSAQNLHVTIKNCNSIKCAEIRLVKGSLNIKFGSNGLGKSTIAKAIVAEIRKDGTLEQLVPFKNRGNANAEKPMVSGVEGLSSALVFDEEYVNQFVFQQDEVIKNSFDIFIKTKEYQDSMTEIEKLFEGIRKTFSSNAEIEQTIKDLKELRDAFGTPNKDGSLPKSSKLIKAYGSGNKIENIPDSLKPFETFIKSPDPSKWIGWQIKGNEFLKLGDTCPYCSTALPPGPQKETALAVAKEYDEKSVSHMNTLKAIIERLGKYFSQKCQENLDKITKAKIELTAPERSFLSGLKGNIDALIEKLEGLRTISFFTLRDVDKIEDEIKLLNIDLGMIDTLDSEETRKVIDPINSQLEELLKEVGTLKGRVNKHKAKIAKTIDDNQESINNFLKSAGYKYSVLIMPEPDSYKMKLTHDDLNQHIESASKHLSYGEKNAFSLVLFMHQMLSENPDIVVLDDPISSFDKNKKFAILHELFRGKASLKGRTTIMLTHDIEPAIDAIKSTAKVFQSSHSIASFLTSKNGNVKEIPIRSEDIKTFAVICEENIARLTDPILKLIYLRRYYEILAEKGLEYNLLASLFKRRQNPTVRLTNDDVEMTAEEMNTAQNKIKARIPGFDYDALIQEVSNAETMKAKYYASQVGYEKIQLFRIIRGTHDNHVITKFVNESYHIENEYVMQLNPHEFESIPEYVIDECDRLLGGNGQSA; encoded by the coding sequence ATGACACAATCCGCCCAAAACCTTCATGTAACCATAAAAAACTGCAACAGCATCAAGTGTGCTGAGATAAGACTTGTTAAAGGAAGTCTCAATATCAAGTTCGGCTCTAATGGGCTTGGAAAAAGCACAATAGCCAAGGCTATTGTCGCAGAAATCCGGAAAGACGGAACGCTAGAACAACTTGTTCCGTTTAAGAATAGGGGAAATGCGAATGCGGAAAAACCAATGGTTAGCGGCGTCGAAGGTCTTTCTTCGGCACTTGTTTTTGATGAAGAATATGTAAACCAATTTGTATTTCAGCAGGACGAAGTCATAAAAAATAGCTTCGATATTTTTATAAAAACAAAAGAGTATCAGGATTCAATGACTGAGATTGAAAAACTTTTTGAAGGCATCAGAAAGACTTTCTCTTCTAATGCTGAGATTGAACAAACAATCAAAGACCTAAAAGAGCTACGCGATGCTTTTGGCACCCCCAACAAAGACGGGTCGCTTCCAAAATCGAGCAAGCTAATTAAGGCATACGGCTCAGGAAACAAAATAGAAAATATACCGGATTCACTAAAGCCATTTGAAACATTTATCAAAAGCCCTGATCCGTCAAAATGGATAGGTTGGCAAATTAAAGGCAATGAGTTTCTTAAGCTGGGCGACACTTGCCCCTATTGCTCAACGGCACTTCCACCAGGGCCGCAAAAGGAAACCGCGTTAGCTGTGGCGAAGGAATATGATGAAAAATCTGTAAGCCACATGAATACGCTCAAGGCGATTATAGAGCGATTGGGAAAATACTTTAGCCAGAAGTGTCAGGAGAATCTTGATAAAATTACCAAAGCAAAGATTGAGCTAACAGCCCCAGAGAGAAGTTTTCTGAGCGGACTTAAAGGAAACATTGATGCGCTAATCGAGAAGTTAGAGGGGCTTCGCACAATCTCGTTTTTTACGTTGCGTGATGTGGACAAGATTGAAGATGAAATTAAGCTCTTGAATATCGATCTTGGCATGATTGATACATTGGATTCTGAAGAGACACGCAAGGTGATTGATCCAATCAACTCGCAGCTCGAAGAGCTGCTGAAAGAAGTAGGAACCCTTAAAGGCAGAGTGAACAAACACAAAGCAAAAATTGCAAAGACGATTGATGATAACCAGGAAAGCATAAATAACTTTCTGAAATCGGCAGGGTACAAATACTCTGTATTGATCATGCCTGAGCCAGATTCTTATAAGATGAAGCTCACACATGATGACCTAAATCAGCACATTGAATCAGCGTCAAAGCATCTAAGCTATGGCGAGAAGAATGCGTTTTCACTGGTTCTTTTTATGCACCAGATGCTATCAGAGAACCCAGATATTGTTGTTCTTGATGATCCGATTTCATCGTTCGATAAAAATAAAAAATTTGCGATCTTGCATGAATTGTTTCGAGGAAAAGCAAGCCTGAAAGGCCGCACAACCATCATGCTAACGCATGACATCGAACCAGCTATTGACGCTATTAAAAGCACGGCGAAAGTATTTCAAAGCTCACATTCAATAGCCTCATTCCTCACGTCAAAAAATGGAAACGTAAAGGAAATACCGATACGCAGTGAAGACATTAAGACATTCGCTGTAATCTGTGAAGAGAACATTGCCAGACTCACAGACCCTATCCTTAAATTGATTTATTTGCGTCGCTACTACGAAATTCTTGCCGAGAAAGGCTTGGAATATAATTTGTTGGCGAGCCTTTTTAAGAGGCGGCAAAACCCAACAGTGCGATTAACAAATGACGATGTTGAGATGACGGCTGAAGAAATGAATACTGCGCAGAACAAGATCAAGGCGCGAATTCCTGGTTTTGATTACGATGCGCTCATTCAGGAAGTCAGTAACGCGGAAACTATGAAGGCAAAATATTATGCCTCTCAGGTAGGGTATGAAAAAATACAGCTATTCCGTATCATCAGAGGAACACATGACAATCATGTCATCACAAAATTCGTCAACGAGTCCTACCACATTGAGAATGAATATGTCATGCAGTTGAATCCGCACGAATTTGAAAGCATTCCTGAATATGTTATCGACGAATGTGACCGACTGCTCGGAGGGAATGGGCAGAGCGCTTGA